In Lepeophtheirus salmonis chromosome Z, UVic_Lsal_1.4, whole genome shotgun sequence, the genomic window ATAGTTGCTTCCtatcttcattttaaattcaatcttaAAGAaggtattaattaataataaatgttattcgGCTAAATGTGATCTTCAAATACTAATTCAAAATCATGGGAGATGTGTTTATTTTATAGTCGTGAATCgtgatcttttattttaattatctacGTCATCATGACTCACAGTTTCTTAAATGATGATAAGTGGTTCATTAGAGAGggaattgagaaaataaatatggggaAAATAGGGAAATACTTGACTCTTCACGATTGGGAGGAGTTTCTCCAAAGTGTTCAAATTGGTGATTGTATTGAGATTCCACGAAAAACCATAAATCATTGGTGCATATTCGTCGGCCCAcacttttattacaaaaaatatgggaGAAATGATTCTAAGAAATGGCATGACAAGAGTATACAACAGATAGTGCATATAAATGGAGATTCTCCTCTTAGCTCGACGTCATATTCTCTGACCCCAAATGGAAAAACCAACGTGgcaaaattggatttttttgtagatgttgtgaaagattcaaaatttcgtataaataattattttgatttagtgAAAGAATCTAGATCTATtgagaatattttaattaccatTAACAATGAACTCAATGAACCACTCAATAGATACCATTTACTTTTGTTCAATTGTGAACATTTTGTGAAATATGTTCGAAATGATAACAAAAACTGTGATCAGATTGATCAGCATCGTCGAGgagcaaaatacattttttcccttttgaaaaaaaaaacaggttagtcaattttttttttgtttttaaaattttaattattatatcacgcaaaaaaaaaaaggcccaaaaacATTTGATTATTAGTCAAATAAGTCCATCATATCAACTGCTATTTATCCCTTATGactacttaataaaatattaaaagatttgctataaatttgtatttctatatcatagccaaattttctttatataaataataaaatgaccacCAATTTATACAGGGTTCGCAAGCTCTCTTGCACAAACGCGGGTACTTAGGTAGCtgacttttttgataaatagcttgttcaaacttgcagcagttgaaaaaaaaaaaaggaatcataaGACTAATTTTTAGTCCTTTGGAAAAGGCATTCAGCCCTCCTCGGAATCCCCACCCGTAGTAGCAACATAAGAATTGCTGGAACTCTGTGAAAGTTCTTTTAAAGGCTATGAGGTAATTTGAGGCCTCTGAAGGACTCTGCTCCCTCTCAAGCCTCAAAGTCTGAAATGgctccaaaacaattttgatgacTGTATCTCGCCGGACTTTCGGCCTCCAAACTCGCCAAATCTGAatccgatggatttttttttgtgtggggtgCAATCGAACGACGAACTGAATCCTACTTATTAGTAGGATAAAGAAAGAATACCAGGATTTGCGAAGATACCAAGTTTCGAAGGTTTTCTCGCgctttaaaaaagacaaaaaaacattttgcagGCATATAGCTTGCGCACCTTGTATATTTATGCAACAAGGAaacaacaagaaattataatcCTGTCTTTTCGAAACGGAGCTTTAGTATAGAATAActcattatttcttttatatatctaaaataataaattatgaaatagtcataatattaagtaaatcgACAACTGAAAACTAAATAcatggtttatttttatcttactaCGGAGGTAACGCCATGAATAGGGTCAAGTTCTCTCCCCTTAATCCCCACCCCAACCCCACTTGCAACGGCTCTAATGACGTAGTACTTTCAGCAGCGATCAACTCGGCTTCAATTTTTGGtctattcaaaagaaaaagaacctAATAATAGAATGCACTATTTAAGAATATTCACTTATTGGTTTAACTCTGATTGGCtttgtgtattttgtatttctattttcgtaaggattttaataaaaaaacctatctAATAATTAGCATTTGTTTTAACTTTCCTgaatttagataataataagaaataaatatatcatatcaaTGAATACTTACCTTAAAGGAAGAGAATGCGTGCAAGGAGATACGGTATGGGgtattattaagttttttagattttagtcaatttattcaatattaataataatattgtacaatacaatTGGACaagcaaaatttatataaaggttaaagaacattatcaatattactaatgaaataaatcagcATTATAATCCTCgctattcaatttttaatcctttttttattctttatttttaatttttatataagttatttttttttttttacttgaaaattaaaaaacgatCAAAATAATGCTCTTCATCACATTCAACGTCAAGAATTTCTATCAAATAGGTCTTTTGctattagtattataattagtaaaaatattcttttggattttttcttgtggaatattttgaaaaaaaatgattaaaaaaatgtagaaactaagaaaagtaagcactatacttaatctttttttgacTTCGATACTTTGTAACTACTACGGCATTCTGGAATGAAGCAAAGCCACTTATGGATAAATCTTTAACTAATGAGAGTACTCAACAAAGATCTTACGTTTTTACTACATACCTAGTTATTTAGAAGACATAATTGGAATAAGTGTAAATCGTagtaaattattctattatcaaatatacattatattataaggctaaacaattaagacaaaataaaaatataaacttaaattaatGAAGCACATAAGTAAATAGATATTTGCATTACACCATTTTttagaattgataaataagaaaataattttaattgttaatgttatattaatatgctttacaTTTGTCAAGGAACATATTCTATTATTTAGAGTGAATCCTAAGGATTgtgtgatatttaaatatattaacaagtTATTTAGTATTTCAGAAAATGACTTCCGACTcactaactttaaaaatatgttaacaaaATTCATTTACTGAAGTTATAAGATCaccgataatttattaatatagctaTCACGTAAGAGTTTCcatgaattatttattcatatatctagGAGAGTTGAATATGTTTTGCAGCTTTGCTAATAAAGATATCTAGAAAATGGGACTACGTTAAATTTATGCTACAGGAggcattttacttttttccaatGACAGAAGAGACTCACGAGTAATAATGGAATCCTAAGCGAGGATGGGTTATCTAGAATTACAGAAATTAAACAACCTTATAAATGGACTCAGTGTCATAGATatgagttgtttgtttgttatgtatATCAATGCCATTTAAGGATTCAAATCAATGAAAGTTTTCTCAGAATATTGGGAGACGAAATAGAGTAGACTTTGGAAGGAGTTTCCATGGAAGAGATGTTTGAATGAGTGAAACGCgtctatttgttcatttaataattcaagTTATTTCCTGTGTCTTGCTTCTGAAGATATCCAATTCGTATTTCACCTTTTTTAAGATTAAGGAGTGTATTTCGGgtacaaatattgatggaactagatttatcttttttagtttgcttcttTTATTAGTTCATaacatataaaatgatatgtGTATTCTAATAGGCTCTTTTTCAAACGACATTCAGAAATCTTTGGAAGCTATGTGTTAAAGATATATGTAGAAATGATTAGAAACCTACTAGAATTTAAGTGTGGGCTCATACCATATTTGAATAAGGACTTTGAAGAAGAACCTATCTATCAACAAATCCTATTGATTTTGTGTCATGACtaataaaaagaagcaaactaaaaaagatatatgtagtTCCATCGATATTTGTAACCGAAACACACTCTTTAATTTTGCTAAAGATGAAATACAAATTGGGTATCTTTAGAAGAAAGACACAGGAAATAATTGGAATTATTGAATGAACAAATAGACGCGTTTCACTCATTCAAACAACTCAATAATTTGTCAGTAATCTTTCCATTACAAATATGCTTTTGATAGTACTTGAGAAGATTTAGAATAattctatttgatttttgtgatgttaaaacacatatatattaaaaattaaatgtaatttacctatttattttggatatgcatgactctatttcaccgtatttaaggagttatccAAAAAATCCCCCTTCTCATGTCAAATATACTTCAATTTTCATTCTACTCCATTAAATGTGAGCCTTTTGCAACTTTGTTCCAGCTCTCAGAACTTCATGTTTctgtaataagtaatatattcattaaaatagatAATGAATATCCTATAACTATCCTATAGCTCTCAATTTAGTGCAGGACAAGTACATAATTTAAGTATCAAATTAAATCTTGAATTATGCAATAACTACACAtttcttctttataatattttccataaagTTACTTTTGGCTTTGAAGatagaaatttcataaaaaaaaaaaacataatttttttgggggtgttTTAAGATGATGACCACAAAAGTGCAGTCAATACATCTGAAATCTGTAATTATTGATCAATTCCTTTCCTTTATAGGGGTAATAATGTGGCTTTTCGAAATTAACATCAAAAGCTGATGAGACATccttattttgatttctttataaatattcctTGACACAATAATGTCACTTTTAGTTTTCAGCGTACAGTGTAGTCAGACCATAATATTGGCAACCGGCTTTTAACAAAAGCGTCAATATCTCTAGAACCGTCCATGCAAGTGAACTAAAAATTTGGCTCAGTTATCAGTACATAGACTCATAACACATatctgaaaatgaattaaatcagAGAACCTTGGTTCACAGCCCttgttgatttgacatggattTACTCTATTCCAAGAAAAGGGAAGGATGGATGGATGCGGATCCATATATCTGATTGCTTCGTAGGTGAGATTTGTCAAAATGACCATGCATCAAATGTCTTTCCAGCTCCTATCTTGCCTCACCTTCCTCCTTCTGTGCTGTGTAAAGGAATTCAGTCTTACCTACTAGGGCACATAGGTTTTGTGagtaaaaaaaacttctaaatccccctttatatagtcccaggcttaggaaaaaaaatgtcaccCGTCCAATAATGGCTATATTAggggatataattttataaaagtatggGTTAGATTAATAAAATTCTAAAGTTTACAGAATTCTGCCTGTAGTTGACCGGAAATGTCTGAAAGTTGACGAAAATTAATCCTTTTTgaaacacaaatttaaaaagtgaattttcaatttggaaTGTATTAGAGCTAtttaacttgaaatttttttaaaaagagttgtagatgacaaaacatttattaatagcCATAGACAGATGTATTTTCTATATCTCGTTGCCATCAAACtgaatatgttattaaaagtcaaatttttgcAAGTCCCATAATGTGGACGTCGGCtgaaagaattttataaaattttgacagtttATATACAAAACCATAAAGTTTTGTGGATCATACATGTAATTTCCTGGAGATTTCCCGAAAGTTGAggaaaattaaccttttttgaaagacaaatttaaaaaaagtaattattttatcaaaatagctACAAAATACACTGGCATCAACCAACCGTTGATGAAATCTTAAGCAATAGCAGAAATTTCgcgaatttacaaaaaaaaaatcttgatattttttaaatgtgcaatAATGGGTAaccattgtttattttttaaattccaaaaatagcGGCCGTAAGCAATCTATACTGATATAGCGACAGTGAGTCACTCTCCGggggataatatatattttatactttactCTTGCCGTAATACAGACAGGTCTAATTTCCTCACACAAACCTCTCATATGTGAGTTTCAAGTTTTCACCCGGTATATATGTTGCGATTAAAGTAAGAAGTATGTTAACatgtaaaataacattttaaatttagaatatcctacaattaaacttttgaatgtcagagactattgacaaaaaaaaaaaaaaaattgcagtagcAGTTGGCTACAATCCAGAAGATGTTtccaccaaaaaatgaaaaaggcaAAGGGAGAATAGGGCAATAGAGAAGATGCAAAGTGGAACTATGATTTTATAGTtctactttaattatatagaataaaaaaattttaacgtACGACATTGCAAATTTATCTGTTGATATCGGCAGATACCGTTACTGATATTTATTCCTTAAGAATGTGTTG contains:
- the LOC121130352 gene encoding phospholipase A and acyltransferase 4, with amino-acid sequence MTHSFLNDDKWFIREGIEKINMGKIGKYLTLHDWEEFLQSVQIGDCIEIPRKTINHWCIFVGPHFYYKKYGRNDSKKWHDKSIQQIVHINGDSPLSSTSYSLTPNGKTNVAKLDFFVDVVKDSKFRINNYFDLVKESRSIENILITINNELNEPLNRYHLLLFNCEHFVKYVRNDNKNCDQIDQHRRGAKYIFSLLKKKTAINSASIFGLFKRKRT